In Planifilum fimeticola, a genomic segment contains:
- a CDS encoding PTS sugar transporter subunit IIC, which produces MERAVQLLDRYFSGPVVKLAEQRHLQAVRNGVISALPFIIIGSFFLIIAFPPVPENSAIARWAEEHVREILIPYRLTMFIMSLYIVYGIGYNLAKSYRIDPLAGAQISVAAFLLTITPHTIDEVGEVLPMTNLGGRGLFVAILTSLVAVEILRFCKRKNWTIKMPDQVPPALIRSFEALIPVAITVVLMTLITVVFRIDLHAVIGKLVSPLVTVGDSLPGVLVPVFLITFFWSLGIHGDSIVGTIARPLWEVFLANNAEAVVAGKAIPHAAPETFFQWFVWIGGSGATFGLVLCMLFFARTKYSKTLGKTALAPSIFNINEPVIFGVPIMLNPIMIIPFVITPLITSTLSYFATVLGFVTPTYVMPPWTLPAPIGAYLATGGDWRAVALVVVNVAISFVIYYPFFRMHERKLVEEEETEQRIGA; this is translated from the coding sequence ATGGAAAGAGCGGTTCAATTGTTGGATCGGTATTTTTCGGGCCCCGTGGTCAAACTGGCTGAGCAACGCCATCTGCAGGCGGTTCGCAACGGGGTGATCTCCGCCTTGCCCTTCATTATCATCGGGAGTTTTTTCCTTATCATCGCTTTCCCTCCGGTACCCGAGAACTCCGCGATCGCCCGGTGGGCCGAGGAGCATGTGAGGGAGATTTTGATTCCGTACCGCTTGACCATGTTCATCATGTCGCTCTACATCGTGTACGGCATCGGGTACAACCTGGCCAAGAGTTACCGGATCGATCCGCTGGCCGGTGCCCAGATTTCCGTCGCGGCGTTCCTGTTGACCATCACCCCCCACACCATCGACGAGGTGGGGGAAGTGCTGCCCATGACCAACCTGGGAGGACGCGGTCTGTTCGTGGCCATATTGACTTCCCTTGTGGCCGTTGAGATTCTGCGGTTCTGCAAGAGGAAAAATTGGACGATCAAGATGCCGGACCAGGTCCCGCCCGCGTTGATCCGTTCCTTTGAGGCCCTGATTCCCGTCGCCATCACCGTCGTTCTCATGACCCTGATCACAGTGGTGTTTCGGATCGATTTGCACGCGGTGATCGGCAAACTGGTCTCCCCGCTGGTGACGGTCGGCGACAGCCTGCCGGGCGTTTTGGTTCCGGTTTTTTTGATCACCTTCTTCTGGTCCCTCGGCATTCACGGGGATTCCATCGTGGGAACGATCGCCCGCCCCCTGTGGGAAGTGTTTCTGGCCAATAACGCGGAAGCCGTCGTCGCCGGCAAGGCGATCCCTCATGCGGCTCCCGAAACGTTCTTCCAGTGGTTCGTCTGGATCGGCGGGTCCGGGGCCACCTTCGGCCTGGTCCTATGCATGCTTTTTTTCGCGAGGACGAAATATTCCAAAACCCTGGGCAAAACCGCCCTCGCCCCCAGCATCTTCAACATCAACGAACCCGTCATCTTCGGTGTCCCCATCATGCTGAACCCGATCATGATCATCCCCTTTGTCATCACGCCGCTGATCACGTCCACCCTGTCCTATTTCGCCACGGTCCTCGGATTTGTCACCCCCACCTACGTCATGCCGCCCTGGACGCTGCCCGCTCCCATCGGCGCTTACCTGGCCACCGGGGGCGACTGGCGGGCGGTCGCGCTGGTCGTCGTCAATGTGGCCATCTCCTTTGTGATCTACTACCCGTTCTTCCGTATGCACGAGAGGAAGCTGGTTGAAGAAGAGGAGACAGAGCAGCGGATCGGAGCGTGA
- a CDS encoding 6-phospho-beta-glucosidase translates to MTGLKIAVIGGGSSYTPELVEGFLKRYEELPVSELWLVDIPEGEEKLRIVGALAERMVEKAGVPIRIHLTLDRRKALKNADFVITQVRVGRIEARIKDEKIPLKYGVIGQETNGPGGLFKGLRTIPVILDIAREMEELCPEAWLINFSNPVGMVTEAVLRYSNIRKTVGLCNVPIGMKMGVARLLGVEADRIHIDFAGLNHMVFGLDVYLDGQRITEQVLDLITSGDRSGVTMKNIVDLGWEPDFIKGLGLLPCPYHRYYFQTKKMLDEQREAVKKEGTRAEVVKRLEEQLFELYKDPHLNVKPPQLEKRGGAYYSDAACSLIRSIYNDKRDIQPVNVRNCGAIASIPPDSAVEINCVITKEGPKPIAIGDLPVAVRGLVQQIKSFERVAAEAAVTGNYHKALVAMTINPLVPSDAIAKQLLDEMLEAHREHLPQFFKHRSFVR, encoded by the coding sequence GTGACGGGTTTAAAAATTGCGGTGATCGGCGGCGGTTCCAGCTACACGCCGGAGTTGGTGGAGGGGTTTCTCAAGCGATATGAGGAGCTGCCGGTGAGTGAACTGTGGTTGGTGGATATTCCCGAGGGGGAGGAAAAGCTGCGCATCGTGGGCGCCTTGGCCGAGCGGATGGTGGAAAAGGCCGGAGTGCCCATCCGCATCCATCTCACCCTGGACCGGAGGAAAGCGCTGAAAAATGCCGATTTTGTCATCACCCAGGTTCGTGTCGGACGGATCGAGGCCCGGATCAAGGACGAAAAGATTCCCTTGAAATACGGCGTGATCGGACAGGAGACCAACGGACCGGGAGGCTTGTTCAAGGGACTTCGGACGATTCCCGTCATCCTCGACATTGCCCGGGAGATGGAGGAGTTGTGCCCGGAGGCCTGGCTCATCAACTTTTCCAACCCCGTCGGGATGGTCACGGAAGCGGTGCTTCGCTACAGCAACATCCGAAAAACCGTCGGGCTGTGCAATGTGCCCATCGGGATGAAGATGGGGGTGGCCCGCTTGCTCGGAGTGGAGGCGGACCGCATTCACATCGACTTTGCCGGTTTGAACCACATGGTGTTCGGTTTGGATGTCTATTTGGACGGCCAGAGGATCACCGAGCAGGTGCTGGATCTGATCACGAGCGGTGATCGGTCCGGCGTCACGATGAAAAACATCGTCGATCTCGGCTGGGAGCCCGATTTTATCAAGGGGTTGGGATTGCTGCCGTGTCCCTACCACCGATACTATTTCCAGACGAAAAAAATGCTGGACGAGCAAAGGGAAGCGGTGAAGAAAGAGGGGACGCGCGCGGAAGTGGTGAAGCGGCTGGAGGAGCAGTTGTTCGAGCTGTATAAAGACCCGCACTTGAATGTCAAGCCCCCCCAATTGGAAAAGCGGGGAGGAGCCTATTACAGCGATGCGGCCTGCAGCCTGATCCGATCCATCTATAACGACAAGCGGGACATTCAACCGGTCAATGTTCGAAATTGCGGAGCCATCGCGAGCATTCCACCGGATTCGGCCGTGGAGATCAATTGCGTGATTACCAAAGAGGGTCCGAAGCCGATCGCCATCGGGGACCTGCCGGTGGCCGTACGGGGTCTCGTGCAGCAGATCAAATCCTTTGAGCGGGTGGCGGCCGAGGCGGCGGTGACGGGAAATTACCACAAAGCCCTGGTGGCGATGACGATCAATCCCCTGGTTCCCTCGGATGCGATCGCCAAACAATTGCTCGATGAAATGCTGGAGGCTCATAGGGAGCACTTGCCGCAATTTTTTAAACATCGGTCCTTTGTGCGCTGA
- a CDS encoding PTS lactose/cellobiose transporter subunit IIA: MEFSEEKVFHILLHGGNARSLAMEAIHDAKKRDWQAARRKIRQAEDEIRKAHRIQTAWIQQEAGGERKNVTLLLVHAQDHLMNAITVKDLAVELIDLYKRISTSGGAKA, encoded by the coding sequence TTGGAATTTTCCGAGGAAAAAGTCTTCCACATCCTGTTGCACGGGGGAAATGCCCGGAGTTTGGCGATGGAAGCCATCCATGATGCCAAGAAGAGAGATTGGCAGGCGGCGCGGCGGAAAATCAGACAGGCGGAAGACGAGATCCGTAAAGCCCACCGGATTCAAACCGCGTGGATCCAGCAGGAAGCCGGCGGGGAGCGGAAAAATGTCACTTTGCTCCTGGTCCATGCGCAGGATCACTTGATGAATGCCATTACGGTCAAGGATCTCGCCGTGGAATTGATCGACTTGTACAAGAGAATTTCCACTTCGGGAGGTGCAAAGGCGTGA
- a CDS encoding PTS sugar transporter subunit IIC, with protein sequence MGRFYQMLESKWLPILGRLANQTHLTAIRDGLIAIMPLTIIGSLPLLIANPFVPRPDKVTGFFSAFATGWHDWVSDPAIRKVILVPYEMTFGLIGLFASMTIAYSLARTYKMNEISAVVVAGVTFLLVASPAEWFVLNNAEFNAMKTDFLGGKGLFTALLVGILTVEIARFLRKSKFTIRMPEGVPPAVANAFDNMTPLLVNVAIFYTFSLFLQDWTGSLLPDWVMKILAPAIAAIDSPFAVFFAAVFANLLWFTGIHGAVIVSTAILGAFFEHNIAANAAAVAQGDAPPYIFTKMFWAFYMVIGGSGATLALVLLYLRSKSAHLRSVGKVALVPAIFNINEPVIFGTPVVFNPTLFVPFVFIEGILGVIAYYATKWGLVSATFAEAPWTAPAPLGAFYAALDFRAALLVFFLICLSGLLWFPFFKLYERQVLQESGRDKETKGVA encoded by the coding sequence ATGGGCAGATTTTATCAAATGCTTGAATCGAAATGGTTGCCGATTCTTGGCCGATTGGCGAATCAAACCCATTTAACCGCAATACGCGACGGTTTAATCGCCATCATGCCTTTAACCATCATTGGATCGTTGCCTCTTTTGATCGCCAATCCTTTTGTACCCAGACCCGATAAAGTGACAGGGTTTTTCAGCGCTTTTGCAACGGGTTGGCACGATTGGGTCAGCGATCCGGCAATCAGGAAGGTCATTTTGGTTCCCTATGAGATGACCTTCGGTCTCATCGGACTGTTCGCCTCAATGACCATTGCATACAGTCTTGCTCGAACCTACAAGATGAATGAGATTTCCGCAGTTGTGGTTGCGGGCGTCACCTTTTTATTGGTCGCTTCCCCAGCTGAATGGTTTGTTCTTAACAATGCGGAATTCAATGCGATGAAAACGGATTTTCTCGGCGGCAAGGGTTTGTTCACTGCGTTGTTGGTTGGCATTCTAACCGTGGAAATTGCGCGGTTTCTGAGAAAAAGCAAATTTACCATCCGCATGCCGGAGGGGGTGCCTCCCGCGGTAGCCAATGCTTTTGATAACATGACCCCTCTGTTGGTTAATGTTGCTATTTTCTATACATTCAGTCTATTTCTCCAGGATTGGACCGGATCCTTGCTTCCGGACTGGGTCATGAAAATCCTTGCGCCGGCGATCGCGGCCATTGATTCTCCCTTCGCGGTGTTTTTCGCCGCAGTGTTTGCCAACCTTCTCTGGTTTACCGGCATTCATGGCGCGGTCATCGTGAGCACAGCCATTCTCGGCGCATTTTTTGAACACAATATTGCTGCGAATGCGGCTGCGGTTGCTCAGGGCGATGCACCTCCTTATATCTTCACAAAAATGTTTTGGGCGTTTTACATGGTGATTGGCGGATCCGGCGCTACCTTGGCGCTTGTGCTATTGTATTTGCGATCCAAGAGTGCGCATCTCCGAAGCGTGGGAAAGGTTGCCTTGGTCCCGGCCATCTTTAACATCAATGAACCTGTGATTTTTGGTACGCCGGTTGTGTTTAATCCGACGCTGTTTGTTCCTTTTGTCTTCATCGAAGGTATCTTGGGGGTGATAGCGTATTATGCGACAAAATGGGGATTGGTCAGTGCCACTTTCGCCGAGGCGCCCTGGACGGCTCCGGCACCGTTGGGTGCTTTTTATGCGGCGCTGGATTTTCGGGCAGCTCTGCTGGTTTTCTTTCTGATTTGTTTATCCGGTTTGTTGTGGTTCCCGTTTTTTAAACTTTATGAGCGCCAGGTGCTGCAGGAAAGCGGTCGCGATAAGGAGACAAAAGGAGTTGCCTAA
- a CDS encoding PTS sugar transporter subunit IIB, with amino-acid sequence MKIVLVCAAGMSTSLVVQRMKKEAAHRQLDVEVIAVPMEEFDQQVQDASVVLVGPQVRFRLAEFEKKAKDYGVPVAVIDPRDYGMVDGAKILDTALSLIGQR; translated from the coding sequence GTGAAAATCGTTTTGGTATGTGCCGCAGGCATGTCCACTTCCTTGGTGGTCCAACGGATGAAAAAGGAGGCGGCCCACCGGCAGCTGGACGTCGAAGTGATCGCCGTACCGATGGAAGAGTTTGACCAGCAGGTTCAGGATGCCTCCGTTGTCCTGGTGGGGCCGCAGGTTCGCTTCAGACTCGCTGAATTCGAAAAGAAGGCAAAAGACTACGGCGTCCCCGTCGCCGTGATCGATCCGCGGGATTACGGAATGGTGGACGGTGCCAAGATCCTGGACACGGCCTTGTCTCTCATCGGCCAAAGATAG
- a CDS encoding PRD domain-containing protein, protein MKAVEEIQHLIDTEETYCKMAETLRNHLRHVDPVKVVSDVKRCLGEVQARLNVAIPKGDLVGVVLHTCCMVDRLVSGDDSVSFKNKRQYIRERFPIYQTVREVFGTLEETYRIELSDDEICYLISFLDGAKREHDE, encoded by the coding sequence TTGAAGGCCGTTGAAGAGATTCAACATTTGATCGACACCGAAGAGACGTACTGCAAGATGGCGGAAACGCTGCGGAACCATCTGCGGCATGTGGATCCGGTGAAGGTTGTTTCGGACGTCAAGAGATGTCTGGGCGAAGTGCAGGCTCGGCTGAATGTCGCCATTCCCAAGGGGGATCTGGTCGGCGTGGTGCTTCACACCTGCTGCATGGTGGACCGTCTGGTATCCGGGGATGATTCCGTGTCGTTCAAAAACAAGCGGCAATACATTCGGGAGCGTTTCCCGATCTATCAAACCGTCCGCGAAGTATTCGGAACACTGGAGGAAACGTACCGCATCGAGCTGTCGGACGACGAGATTTGCTACCTTATCAGTTTCCTGGACGGGGCGAAACGCGAACACGATGAGTGA
- a CDS encoding sigma-54-dependent transcriptional regulator, with translation MRKQPGRSVRFSASEAPSEGRRAFSASSTILDRLAETCDSLRTACEQGKAAVLYPPGGMHMLLLGETGVGKTMFAECLHRYAVEVGKLAESAPFVTFNCADYANNPQLLLGQLFGVKRGAFTGSREQRGLLEIADGGVLFLDEVHRLPGEGQEMLFTFIDKGCFRRLGETEAERNARVLLIAATTEDPCSKLLKTFTRRIPMVIELPPLRERSLEERYRLILGFFKEEAIRLGREIYVSPDVIRALLYYRCPNNVGQLKVDIQLLCAKAFADHVSMKKEKVRIDRSGLPPHIKEGWILNKTGRDEVSLHEGLYVFRPAEREEMFAIAHQEAEQTVYEKIEKRYNELKERGVDDDELDLLMEIDIENYFTYYLKRVSRRVKEGGPIKIIRSEILKLAEEILNYAGEKLCRKFGAEVLQSLALHIQASADRIKKGGKIVNPHLNQVRRKYKAAFVTAIDCLKKIEDRLNIDLPIDEAGFLTMFFVLDPSESKDAEESVQILVLAHGEGIATAMAGVANQLLGTRYASGVDIPLTMSPKEAFERVKESIQPTASGVLLLADMGSLVRFDEMLEDELNIPAKAIPMVSTLHVLEATRKAMLGYSLKQLHEDLKQLTPYDAELISSASRNESSMKGTIVTACLTGKGNALAIKKALENYLTFSRRWLDIIPLQTDDRHDLIRRISGIREKRNLLCIVSDCDFGGKSRNFE, from the coding sequence GTGCGGAAGCAACCGGGAAGGTCGGTTCGATTTTCGGCCTCGGAGGCCCCATCTGAGGGCAGACGGGCCTTTTCCGCTTCTTCGACCATCCTGGACCGATTGGCGGAAACCTGCGACAGCTTGAGGACCGCCTGTGAACAGGGAAAGGCGGCCGTCCTGTATCCGCCGGGAGGCATGCACATGCTGCTTCTCGGCGAGACGGGTGTGGGCAAGACGATGTTCGCCGAATGTTTGCACAGGTATGCCGTGGAAGTGGGGAAGTTGGCCGAAAGCGCTCCCTTCGTCACCTTCAATTGCGCCGATTACGCGAACAATCCCCAGTTGTTGTTGGGACAGTTATTCGGGGTAAAGAGGGGAGCGTTTACCGGTTCCCGGGAACAGCGGGGACTGCTGGAAATCGCGGATGGAGGCGTTTTGTTTTTGGACGAGGTTCACCGCCTTCCCGGCGAAGGACAGGAGATGCTGTTCACCTTTATCGATAAAGGATGCTTCCGGAGATTGGGGGAGACGGAAGCGGAGCGGAACGCCCGCGTCCTGCTGATTGCCGCGACGACGGAAGATCCCTGCTCTAAGCTGCTGAAGACCTTCACCCGGCGAATTCCCATGGTGATCGAGCTTCCTCCCTTGAGGGAAAGGAGCTTGGAGGAGCGTTACCGGCTCATTTTGGGCTTTTTCAAAGAAGAGGCCATCCGTTTGGGGAGAGAGATCTATGTGTCGCCGGATGTGATCCGGGCGCTGCTTTATTATCGCTGTCCGAACAATGTGGGACAACTGAAAGTCGACATTCAGCTATTGTGTGCCAAAGCCTTTGCCGACCATGTCAGTATGAAGAAGGAAAAGGTGCGGATCGACCGGTCGGGCCTTCCGCCCCATATCAAAGAAGGATGGATTCTCAATAAAACCGGAAGGGATGAGGTTTCCCTTCATGAGGGGTTGTATGTGTTTCGCCCCGCCGAAAGGGAAGAGATGTTTGCGATTGCGCACCAGGAAGCGGAACAGACGGTGTACGAGAAGATTGAGAAACGGTACAACGAATTGAAAGAGCGGGGGGTTGATGACGACGAGCTGGATTTGTTGATGGAGATCGATATCGAAAACTATTTTACCTACTATTTGAAACGGGTGAGCCGGAGGGTGAAAGAGGGCGGTCCGATCAAGATCATCCGGTCGGAGATCCTAAAGCTGGCGGAGGAGATCCTGAATTACGCGGGAGAAAAGCTTTGTCGAAAATTTGGCGCCGAAGTGTTGCAAAGCCTCGCGTTGCACATCCAGGCTTCCGCCGACCGCATCAAAAAGGGCGGGAAGATTGTCAATCCCCATTTGAATCAGGTGAGGAGAAAATACAAAGCGGCTTTTGTCACGGCCATCGATTGCCTCAAGAAGATCGAGGACCGGTTGAACATCGATCTTCCCATCGATGAAGCGGGATTTTTGACCATGTTTTTTGTGCTGGATCCGTCGGAGAGCAAGGATGCGGAAGAAAGCGTGCAGATCCTGGTGTTGGCCCACGGCGAGGGGATTGCGACGGCCATGGCCGGGGTCGCCAACCAGCTGCTCGGCACCCGCTACGCTTCGGGTGTCGATATTCCCCTCACAATGTCCCCGAAGGAGGCCTTTGAAAGGGTGAAAGAATCGATCCAACCTACCGCATCGGGAGTGTTGCTCCTCGCTGACATGGGTTCCCTCGTCCGATTTGACGAAATGTTGGAAGATGAACTGAACATCCCGGCAAAGGCGATTCCGATGGTCAGCACCCTGCACGTGTTGGAAGCCACCCGCAAGGCGATGCTGGGTTATTCCCTCAAACAATTGCATGAGGATTTGAAGCAGTTGACACCCTATGACGCCGAGCTCATATCAAGCGCTTCCAGGAACGAGTCCTCCATGAAGGGAACCATCGTGACCGCCTGCTTGACGGGAAAGGGGAACGCGCTCGCCATCAAAAAGGCCCTTGAGAATTATCTGACCTTCAGCCGGAGATGGTTGGATATCATTCCGCTCCAAACCGATGACCGGCATGATCTGATCCGCCGGATTTCCGGTATAAGGGAAAAGAGAAACCTGCTCTGCATCGTGAGCGATTGCGACTTCGGGGGGAAATCCCGCAATTTCGAGTAG
- the fba gene encoding class II fructose-1,6-bisphosphate aldolase codes for MPLVSMKEILQRAKEKRYAVGHYNLNSLLWAIPILQAAEEERAPVILASSDRLVDDLGGFRAIAAAIREFIREMSITVPVVLHLDHARSVERCKRAIEAGYTSVMIDGSNYPIEENIAMTRVVVEYAREYGVSVEAEVGIVGGSEDGLEGSIQYADPKECLRMVKEAHIDALAAALGSVHGPYRGEPKLNFERMKEISEITDIPLVLHGGSGLPEEQIKRAIDLGHAKINVNTECAQAWTNALRDFLSDESHLHVYEPQRILKPAHEAIKQTVKEKIKLFGTSYRC; via the coding sequence ATGCCACTTGTATCCATGAAAGAGATTTTGCAGAGGGCGAAGGAAAAGCGCTATGCGGTCGGTCATTATAACCTGAATTCACTGCTGTGGGCGATTCCGATTTTACAGGCGGCTGAAGAAGAACGTGCTCCGGTCATTCTGGCGTCATCGGACCGCCTCGTCGATGATTTGGGCGGATTTCGCGCCATTGCGGCGGCTATTAGGGAATTTATTCGGGAGATGTCTATTACGGTCCCGGTCGTTCTGCATCTTGATCATGCACGAAGTGTGGAAAGATGCAAGCGTGCGATTGAAGCCGGTTATACGTCGGTGATGATCGATGGTTCCAACTATCCGATTGAAGAAAATATTGCCATGACCAGGGTAGTCGTAGAATATGCGCGGGAATATGGGGTATCCGTAGAAGCCGAAGTGGGGATTGTCGGTGGATCGGAAGACGGGTTGGAGGGGAGCATTCAATATGCGGATCCCAAAGAATGTCTGCGGATGGTGAAGGAGGCTCATATTGACGCCTTGGCTGCGGCTTTGGGTTCGGTTCACGGGCCGTACCGGGGTGAGCCCAAACTCAACTTTGAAAGAATGAAAGAGATTTCTGAAATAACCGATATTCCACTGGTATTGCACGGGGGGTCGGGCCTGCCGGAAGAACAGATTAAAAGAGCGATTGATTTGGGGCATGCCAAGATCAATGTGAACACGGAGTGTGCCCAGGCCTGGACCAATGCACTAAGGGACTTCCTGTCGGATGAAAGCCACTTGCATGTCTATGAACCGCAGCGGATTCTTAAGCCCGCCCATGAGGCCATCAAACAGACTGTGAAAGAAAAAATCAAGTTGTTTGGAACCAGTTACCGCTGTTGA
- a CDS encoding LacI family DNA-binding transcriptional regulator: MKVTIYDVAKKAGVSIATVSKVINNNTGNMRESTKQRVKKAMEELNYHPNIMASALMGKGTKTLGLLVPDISNPFFSEIAKVIEDRAHEKGYSVIMCSTDENEEKEKKNVELLQSKLVDGFIVGSTYRDKSIVQNLTKAGVPVVMLTQDDPVIDVSKVFVDDFKGGYEATIHHLQNGHHKIAIISEQRALASVKRTEGYLQALKTYGIQPRQEYMVRTRGTIANGIKAFGNLFQLPEPPTAIFACNDQLAIGVMLGAKEKGIKIPEQLSLIGFDDTILARATYPRLTTVAQPIAEMGKTVVDLLIEEIRLGCSKKERILYNPELIIRETTDKASKPDHIAKTE, encoded by the coding sequence ATGAAAGTGACGATTTATGATGTAGCAAAAAAGGCCGGGGTATCTATTGCGACGGTTTCCAAGGTGATCAACAACAATACCGGCAACATGCGCGAATCGACAAAACAACGAGTTAAAAAAGCGATGGAAGAGCTGAACTATCATCCCAACATCATGGCGTCAGCGCTAATGGGAAAAGGCACCAAAACGCTGGGACTGTTGGTACCGGATATCTCCAACCCCTTCTTTTCCGAGATTGCAAAGGTAATCGAAGACCGGGCCCACGAAAAAGGTTACAGCGTGATCATGTGCAGTACGGATGAAAATGAGGAAAAGGAAAAAAAGAATGTGGAACTACTGCAAAGCAAACTGGTAGACGGTTTTATCGTCGGTTCCACATACAGAGATAAAAGCATCGTGCAGAATTTGACCAAAGCCGGGGTGCCCGTCGTCATGCTGACGCAGGATGATCCGGTCATCGATGTGTCCAAGGTGTTTGTGGATGATTTTAAAGGCGGATATGAGGCAACCATTCACCATTTGCAAAATGGGCATCATAAGATCGCCATCATCAGCGAACAAAGGGCCCTTGCCAGCGTCAAACGGACAGAAGGATACTTGCAGGCCCTCAAAACCTACGGAATTCAGCCAAGACAGGAGTATATGGTCAGGACGAGAGGCACGATCGCCAACGGAATCAAAGCTTTTGGCAACCTGTTTCAACTGCCCGAACCGCCGACGGCCATCTTTGCCTGCAATGACCAGCTGGCGATCGGTGTGATGTTGGGAGCCAAGGAAAAAGGAATCAAGATTCCCGAACAGCTATCGCTGATCGGATTTGACGATACCATTCTCGCCAGGGCCACTTATCCTCGATTAACGACGGTAGCCCAGCCGATTGCGGAGATGGGAAAAACGGTGGTGGATCTTCTGATTGAGGAAATCCGTCTTGGCTGCTCCAAAAAGGAGCGCATCCTATATAATCCGGAATTGATTATTCGTGAAACGACGGACAAGGCAAGCAAACCTGATCATATCGCGAAAACAGAGTGA
- a CDS encoding Gfo/Idh/MocA family protein: MKNRKVKVGIVGLGRLGYRHAENMAFRVPHCELLAVCSVVEEEVKEAQEKWGIPYGYTDYDKMLENRELEAIFIASPSRFHCEQIEKALEAGFHVFSEKPLGLYLEEVEKVEKAVSRHSDKVFMLGFMRRYDPSYAEVKRRIDSGEIGEPVLIRCYGLDPAGKLDSFLRFARDNYSGGLFLDMAIHDLDLARWYLQAEAEEVWAIGGSYAYREFAELGDAETGAAMVRFAGNRIGIFVAGRNCVHGYHIETEIIGTKGTLRIGTVPERNHVMLFNEKGAIKKCFEGFLERFEQAYLKEAEEFITCILENRKPSVSVRDGVESTRLGYACKESFETGRLVRIKS; the protein is encoded by the coding sequence ATGAAAAACAGAAAAGTGAAGGTGGGTATTGTCGGCTTGGGACGCCTGGGTTACCGGCATGCTGAAAATATGGCATTTCGGGTACCCCATTGTGAATTGCTGGCGGTCTGCAGCGTTGTGGAGGAGGAAGTGAAAGAAGCTCAGGAGAAATGGGGGATTCCTTACGGTTATACCGATTACGATAAAATGCTAGAAAACCGGGAATTGGAGGCGATATTTATCGCCTCTCCGTCAAGATTCCATTGTGAACAGATTGAAAAGGCGCTGGAGGCCGGGTTTCATGTGTTCAGCGAGAAACCGCTTGGGCTTTATCTGGAAGAAGTCGAAAAAGTAGAGAAAGCGGTCTCCCGACACTCGGATAAAGTTTTCATGCTGGGGTTTATGCGACGCTACGACCCCTCTTATGCGGAAGTGAAAAGGAGGATTGACAGCGGTGAAATCGGGGAGCCGGTTCTGATTCGCTGTTACGGATTGGATCCGGCCGGGAAACTGGACAGTTTTTTAAGGTTTGCCAGGGACAATTACAGCGGTGGATTATTTCTCGACATGGCCATTCATGATCTCGATCTTGCCCGTTGGTATTTGCAGGCGGAAGCGGAGGAAGTTTGGGCGATTGGGGGCAGCTATGCATATCGAGAATTCGCGGAACTGGGGGATGCGGAAACGGGAGCTGCCATGGTGCGCTTTGCCGGCAATCGAATCGGAATTTTTGTGGCAGGGCGGAACTGTGTACACGGTTATCATATAGAGACAGAGATCATCGGCACCAAAGGAACCCTTCGCATAGGCACGGTGCCGGAGCGCAACCATGTAATGCTTTTTAACGAAAAGGGTGCGATTAAAAAATGTTTCGAGGGGTTTTTGGAACGGTTTGAACAGGCCTATTTGAAAGAGGCGGAAGAATTTATCACTTGTATTTTGGAAAACCGGAAACCGTCCGTCAGCGTCCGGGATGGCGTTGAGTCAACCAGACTGGGTTATGCCTGCAAGGAATCCTTTGAAACAGGCAGACTGGTCCGAATAAAATCTTAA